A region from the Mycolicibacterium phlei genome encodes:
- a CDS encoding lysophospholipid acyltransferase family protein, giving the protein MEPVYGTVIQLARLIWRVQGLKFTVTGVENLPTSGGAVIAINHTSYFDFTFAGLPAYRQGLGRKVRFMAKKEVFDHKITGPIMRKLRHIEVDRDSGADSFEQACRKLKEGELVGVYPEATISRSFEIKELKSGAARMAIAADVPIIPHIVWGAQRIWTKGHPKNMWRPKVPISVAVGEPIQPTLPAQELTDLLRTRMQQLLEQVQADYGPHPPGEFWVPARLGGGAPTLEEANRMDAEEAAEKAARKAQRQDPSGASG; this is encoded by the coding sequence GTGGAACCCGTATACGGCACCGTCATTCAGCTGGCGCGCCTGATCTGGCGCGTCCAGGGGCTGAAGTTCACCGTCACCGGGGTGGAGAACCTGCCCACCAGCGGTGGTGCGGTCATCGCGATCAACCACACCAGCTACTTCGACTTCACCTTCGCGGGCCTGCCCGCCTACCGGCAGGGTCTCGGCCGCAAGGTCCGGTTCATGGCTAAGAAGGAGGTCTTCGACCACAAGATCACCGGGCCGATCATGCGCAAGCTGCGCCACATCGAGGTGGACCGCGACAGCGGCGCCGACTCGTTCGAGCAGGCCTGCCGCAAGCTCAAGGAGGGTGAGCTGGTCGGCGTGTACCCGGAGGCCACGATCAGCCGCAGCTTCGAGATCAAGGAACTCAAGTCCGGCGCGGCCCGGATGGCGATCGCCGCCGACGTGCCGATCATCCCGCACATCGTGTGGGGTGCCCAGCGCATCTGGACCAAGGGCCACCCGAAGAACATGTGGCGCCCGAAGGTGCCGATCTCGGTGGCCGTCGGCGAGCCGATCCAGCCGACGCTGCCCGCCCAGGAGTTGACCGATCTGCTGCGCACCCGGATGCAGCAGCTGCTCGAGCAGGTGCAGGCCGACTACGGGCCGCACCCGCCGGGCGAGTTCTGGGTGCCCGCGCGCCTCGGCGGCGGCGCGCCGACGCTGGAGGAGGCCAACCGGATGGACGCCGAGGAGGCCGCCGAGAAGGCCGCCCGCAAGGCGCAGCGCCAGGATCCGAGCGGAGCGTCGGGATAG
- a CDS encoding lysophospholipid acyltransferase family protein codes for MPAEPVFASLEVLVKAAVRVNGIDISYRGLEHIPAEGGGVIAINHTSYVDWLPAALAVHYRGRRLRFMIKQEMQEVPVINFLINRTGTIPVDRSAGAGAYAVAVERLKAGELVGVYPEATISRAFELKEFKTGAARMAAEADVPIIPVIVWGSQRIWTKDHPRRLGRSKIPIIVEVGAPMRAADTMEQTLVALRTAMDELLHRVQEEYPHPSGAFWVPRRLGGGAPTLEEAKVLDEAELAERALRAQRKGARRRVKSRK; via the coding sequence GTGCCGGCCGAACCCGTCTTCGCGTCACTCGAGGTGCTCGTCAAGGCGGCCGTTCGGGTCAACGGCATCGACATCTCCTACCGCGGCCTCGAGCACATCCCCGCCGAGGGGGGCGGGGTGATCGCGATCAACCACACCAGCTACGTCGACTGGCTGCCCGCCGCGCTGGCGGTGCACTACCGGGGGCGCCGGCTGCGGTTCATGATCAAGCAGGAGATGCAGGAAGTCCCGGTGATCAACTTCCTGATCAACCGCACCGGCACGATCCCGGTGGACCGCAGCGCCGGCGCCGGCGCCTACGCGGTGGCCGTCGAGCGGCTCAAGGCCGGGGAACTCGTCGGCGTCTACCCGGAGGCCACGATCAGCCGCGCCTTCGAGCTCAAGGAGTTCAAGACCGGGGCCGCGCGGATGGCCGCGGAGGCCGACGTGCCGATCATCCCGGTCATCGTGTGGGGTTCACAGCGGATCTGGACCAAGGACCACCCCCGCCGGCTCGGCCGCAGCAAGATCCCGATCATCGTCGAGGTGGGCGCCCCGATGCGGGCCGCTGACACGATGGAGCAGACCCTGGTAGCCCTGCGCACCGCGATGGACGAGCTGCTGCACCGGGTGCAGGAGGAATATCCGCACCCGTCGGGTGCGTTCTGGGTGCCGCGCCGGCTGGGCGGCGGCGCGCCGACACTGGAGGAGGCCAAGGTGCTCGACGAGGCCGAGCTGGCCGAACGCGCGCTGCGGGCCCAGCGCAAGGGCGCCCGCAGGCGAGTCAAGAGCCGCAAGTGA
- a CDS encoding Cof-type HAD-IIB family hydrolase: MTPRLIASDVDGTLLNDDEKVSARTRAVLNAAVRDGATFVIATGRPPRWVPPVVDALGFAPIAVCANGSVIYDPATDRILSAHTLSTEVLRELADIATRVIPGAGLAVERVGNSAHDAATPQFVSSPGYEHAWLNPDNTEVSLEDLLSQPAIKLLIRKAGARSDDMAAALAPHVSPHGDITFSTDNGLIEVMPVGVSKASGIEQVAGPLGLTAEEAVTFGDMPNDVPMLRWAGLGVAMAHGHPEALAAADEITTTNNDDGVARVLERWWG, from the coding sequence GTGACGCCGCGACTGATCGCCTCCGACGTCGACGGCACGCTGCTCAACGACGACGAGAAGGTCTCCGCCCGCACCAGGGCGGTGCTCAACGCCGCCGTGCGCGACGGCGCGACGTTCGTCATCGCCACCGGCCGCCCGCCGCGCTGGGTGCCGCCGGTTGTCGACGCCCTCGGGTTCGCGCCGATCGCGGTCTGCGCCAACGGATCGGTGATCTACGACCCGGCCACCGACCGGATCCTGTCGGCCCACACGCTCAGCACCGAGGTGCTCAGGGAACTGGCCGACATCGCCACCCGGGTGATCCCCGGTGCGGGGCTGGCCGTCGAGCGCGTCGGCAACAGCGCCCACGACGCCGCCACCCCGCAGTTCGTCAGCTCACCGGGCTACGAGCACGCGTGGCTCAACCCCGACAACACCGAGGTGTCGCTGGAGGACCTGCTCAGCCAGCCGGCGATCAAACTGCTGATCCGCAAGGCCGGCGCCCGCAGCGACGACATGGCCGCCGCACTGGCGCCCCATGTCAGCCCGCACGGCGACATCACGTTCTCCACCGACAACGGGCTCATCGAGGTGATGCCGGTCGGCGTGAGCAAGGCCAGCGGAATCGAGCAGGTCGCGGGCCCGCTCGGCCTCACCGCCGAGGAGGCCGTCACGTTCGGCGACATGCCCAACGACGTGCCGATGCTGCGCTGGGCCGGGCTCGGCGTGGCGATGGCCCACGGTCACCCCGAGGCGCTGGCCGCCGCCGACGAGATCACCACCACCAACAACGACGACGGTGTGGCCCGGGTGCTGGAACGCTGGTGGGGCTGA
- a CDS encoding N-acetylmuramoyl-L-alanine amidase, translating into MLPMAIYGIPGDDSADRPRAEARLIEEPLTGLGGGETIREIHQDTPFSMVALTAQDFTGTTARVRAKKADGTWGPWYEVEPMTGVGPDTPAAGPTGTEPVFVGRTTTVQIAITRPADAPSTPDRPAAPPRDDYVPANVEQPVGQNLNAVLISPPEAPVDTLPVPSAVNAPGVPPTIISRAQWGADEAIRCNPEYDAGIRAGIVHHTAGSNEYAPEDSAGIVRSIFEYHTRTLGWCDIAYNALVDRYGQVFEGRAGGMDKPVEGAHTGGFNRSTWGVAMMGSFDIEPPTPIQLRNTGRLLGWRLGLDRIDPRGRVVLASAGGSFSKFPAGATPTLPAIFTHRDVGPTECPGNAAYALMDHIRDIAARFNQPPGPDDLAESLRGGAIFARWEQMGGMNSILGRPTSLEAAGDGAARYVTFEHGAMYWSPETGAQPVTGEIYKAWGSLGFERGALGLPTSAEIHEPLWIVQNFQHGTLNFDRENGTVWRVADGVAMELPPSAVATEPVQLERFTPPISAN; encoded by the coding sequence ATGCTGCCGATGGCCATCTACGGGATCCCCGGCGACGACTCCGCCGACCGGCCGCGGGCCGAAGCACGCCTGATCGAGGAACCGCTCACCGGCCTCGGCGGCGGCGAGACCATCCGGGAGATCCACCAGGACACCCCGTTCTCGATGGTCGCGCTCACCGCGCAGGACTTCACCGGAACCACCGCCCGGGTCCGCGCCAAGAAGGCCGACGGCACCTGGGGGCCCTGGTACGAGGTGGAGCCCATGACCGGCGTCGGCCCCGACACGCCGGCGGCCGGCCCCACCGGGACCGAACCGGTGTTCGTCGGGCGCACCACGACGGTGCAGATCGCGATCACCCGGCCCGCCGACGCCCCGTCGACCCCGGACCGCCCGGCCGCACCGCCGCGCGACGACTACGTCCCGGCCAACGTCGAACAACCCGTCGGCCAGAACCTCAACGCCGTGCTGATCAGCCCGCCGGAGGCGCCGGTGGACACGCTGCCGGTGCCGTCGGCGGTGAACGCGCCCGGCGTACCGCCGACCATCATCAGCCGCGCCCAGTGGGGCGCCGACGAGGCGATCCGCTGCAATCCGGAGTACGACGCGGGAATCCGCGCGGGCATCGTGCACCACACCGCCGGCAGCAACGAGTACGCGCCGGAGGACTCCGCGGGCATCGTGCGGTCGATCTTCGAGTACCACACCCGCACGCTGGGCTGGTGCGACATCGCCTACAACGCGCTGGTCGACAGGTACGGCCAGGTGTTCGAGGGCCGCGCGGGCGGGATGGACAAACCCGTCGAGGGCGCGCACACCGGCGGGTTCAACCGCTCCACCTGGGGAGTGGCGATGATGGGCAGCTTCGACATCGAGCCGCCCACCCCGATCCAGCTGCGCAACACCGGTCGGCTGCTGGGCTGGCGGCTCGGGCTGGACCGCATCGATCCGCGCGGCCGCGTGGTGCTGGCCTCGGCGGGCGGGTCCTTCTCCAAGTTCCCCGCGGGCGCCACCCCCACCCTGCCTGCGATCTTCACCCACCGCGACGTCGGCCCCACCGAGTGCCCCGGCAACGCGGCCTACGCGCTGATGGACCACATCCGCGACATCGCCGCCCGGTTCAACCAACCCCCGGGACCCGACGATCTCGCCGAATCCCTGCGCGGCGGAGCCATTTTCGCGCGCTGGGAACAGATGGGCGGGATGAACAGCATCCTGGGCAGGCCGACGTCGCTGGAGGCTGCGGGCGACGGTGCGGCGCGCTACGTGACGTTCGAGCACGGTGCCATGTACTGGTCGCCGGAGACCGGCGCCCAGCCGGTCACCGGGGAGATCTACAAGGCTTGGGGCTCACTGGGTTTCGAGCGCGGCGCGCTCGGCCTGCCGACCAGCGCGGAGATCCACGAACCGCTGTGGATCGTGCAGAACTTCCAGCACGGCACGCTGAACTTCGACCGGGAGAACGGCACGGTGTGGCGGGTCGCCGACGGTGTGGCGATGGAGCTGCCGCCGTCCGCGGTGGCCACCGAACCGGTGCAGCTGGAGCGGTTCACACCGCCGATCAGCGCGAACTGA
- the glf gene encoding UDP-galactopyranose mutase, with amino-acid sequence MTARFDLIVVGSGFFGLTVAERVATQLDKRVLVVEKRPHIGGNAYSEPEPQTGIEVHKYGAHLFHTSNKRVWDYVRQFTDFTNYQHRVFALHNGQVYPLPMGLALVSQFFGRYYSPDEARKLIAEQAAEIDTAGAQNLEEKAISLIGRPLYEAFIKNYTAKQWQTDPKELPASTITRLPVRYTFDTRYFNDTYEGLPVDGYTRWLENMAADDRIEVRLNTDWFEVRDELRAANPDAPVVYTGPLDRYFDYAEGRLGWRTLDFEMEVLDTGDFQGAPVMNYSDLDAPYTRIHEFRHFHPERAYPTDKTVIMREFSRFADADDEPYYPINTETDRALLAAYRARAKAETASAGVLFGGRLGTYQYLDMHMAIASALNMFDNTLVPHLRDGAPLSDNTESDSA; translated from the coding sequence ATGACAGCACGCTTTGACCTCATTGTCGTCGGCTCCGGATTCTTCGGCCTGACGGTTGCCGAGCGCGTGGCAACACAGCTGGACAAACGCGTGCTCGTGGTGGAGAAACGCCCGCACATCGGCGGTAACGCCTACTCGGAGCCGGAACCGCAGACCGGCATCGAGGTGCACAAGTACGGCGCTCATCTGTTCCACACCTCCAACAAGCGGGTGTGGGACTACGTGCGCCAGTTCACCGACTTCACCAACTACCAGCACCGGGTGTTCGCCCTGCACAACGGGCAGGTCTACCCCCTGCCGATGGGCCTGGCGCTGGTCTCGCAGTTCTTCGGCCGCTACTACTCGCCCGACGAGGCCCGCAAGCTGATTGCCGAGCAGGCCGCCGAGATCGACACCGCGGGCGCGCAGAACCTCGAGGAGAAGGCCATCTCGCTGATCGGCCGGCCGCTGTACGAGGCGTTCATCAAGAACTACACCGCCAAGCAGTGGCAGACCGACCCCAAGGAGCTGCCCGCCTCGACCATCACCCGGCTGCCGGTGCGCTACACGTTCGACACCCGCTACTTCAACGACACCTATGAGGGGCTGCCGGTCGACGGCTACACCCGGTGGCTGGAGAACATGGCCGCCGACGACCGCATCGAGGTGCGGCTGAACACCGACTGGTTCGAGGTGCGCGACGAGCTGCGGGCGGCCAACCCGGACGCCCCGGTCGTCTACACCGGCCCACTGGACCGCTACTTCGACTACGCCGAGGGTCGATTGGGCTGGCGGACACTCGATTTCGAGATGGAGGTGCTCGACACCGGCGACTTCCAGGGTGCGCCGGTGATGAACTACAGCGACCTGGACGCGCCGTACACCCGCATCCACGAGTTCCGGCACTTCCACCCCGAGCGCGCGTATCCGACCGACAAGACGGTCATCATGCGCGAGTTCTCCCGGTTCGCCGACGCCGACGACGAGCCCTACTACCCGATCAACACCGAGACCGACCGCGCGCTGCTGGCCGCGTACCGGGCCCGAGCCAAAGCCGAAACCGCCTCGGCCGGAGTGCTTTTCGGTGGCCGACTGGGCACCTACCAGTACCTGGACATGCACATGGCCATCGCCAGCGCCCTGAACATGTTCGACAACACGCTCGTGCCGCACCTGCGCGACGGTGCGCCGCTGAGCGACAACACAGAAAGCGACAGCGCATGA
- a CDS encoding glycosyltransferase, whose product MSDIPSGALDAGESKAVYPLARIILPRPGEPLDVRKLYIEESVTNARRAHAPTRTTLEIGAESEVSFATYFNAFPASYWRRWSTLETVVLRVELTGTARVDVYRSKATGARITVGGAPVSSGDSDEPAVVEFELDLTPFEDGGWIWFDITTNTRVTLHHAAWYAPVEAPGRANVAVGIPTFNRPADCVNALAALTSDPLVDQVIGAVIVSDQGTSKVKDHPGFEEAAARLGDRLSIHDQPNLGGSGGYSRVMYEALKNTDCEQILFMDDDIRIEPDSILRALAMNRFAKSPILVGGQMLNLQEPSHLHVMGEMVDMSNFMWTNAVNAEYDHNFAKHPLNDEEDERSKLLHRRIDVDYNGWWMCMIPRQVAEELGQPLPLFIKWDDADYGLRAGEHGYPTVTLPGAAIWHMAWSDKDDAIDWQAYFHLRNRLVVAALHWDGNVRGLVASHFKATCKHLLCLEYSTVAIQNKAMDDFLAGPENLFNILESALPEVRAMRQQYPDAVVLPSATALPPPSDKRWRKKVKIPTTKPAIAMRLARGVFHQLRPHNPEHHVRPQINVATQDARWFSLCRVDGVTVTTADGRGVVYRQRDREKMLHLFRESLRRQLLIWRRFNHMRKVYREALPMLSSTQKWESVLLEPATNG is encoded by the coding sequence ATGAGTGACATCCCGTCCGGCGCGCTGGACGCCGGGGAATCGAAAGCGGTCTACCCACTCGCGCGGATCATCCTGCCGCGGCCGGGTGAACCGCTCGACGTCCGCAAGCTCTACATCGAGGAATCGGTCACCAACGCCCGGCGCGCGCATGCGCCGACGCGCACCACGCTGGAGATCGGTGCCGAATCCGAGGTGTCGTTCGCGACCTACTTCAACGCGTTCCCGGCCAGCTACTGGCGCCGGTGGTCGACGCTGGAGACGGTGGTGCTGCGCGTCGAACTCACCGGCACGGCGCGCGTCGACGTCTACCGGTCCAAGGCCACCGGGGCCCGGATCACCGTCGGCGGCGCCCCCGTGTCGTCCGGCGACTCCGACGAACCCGCGGTGGTGGAGTTCGAACTCGACCTGACCCCGTTCGAGGACGGCGGCTGGATCTGGTTCGACATCACCACCAACACCCGGGTGACCCTGCACCACGCCGCCTGGTACGCGCCCGTCGAGGCGCCCGGCCGGGCCAACGTCGCCGTCGGCATCCCGACCTTCAACCGGCCCGCCGACTGCGTCAACGCGCTGGCGGCGCTGACGTCGGATCCGTTGGTGGACCAGGTGATCGGCGCGGTCATCGTCTCCGACCAGGGCACCAGCAAGGTCAAGGACCACCCCGGCTTCGAGGAGGCCGCGGCGCGGCTGGGGGACCGGCTGTCGATCCACGACCAGCCCAACCTCGGCGGCTCCGGCGGCTACAGCCGGGTCATGTACGAGGCGCTGAAGAACACCGACTGCGAACAGATCCTGTTCATGGACGACGACATCCGCATCGAGCCGGACTCGATCCTGCGGGCGCTGGCCATGAACCGGTTCGCCAAGAGCCCGATCCTGGTCGGCGGCCAGATGCTCAACCTGCAGGAGCCGTCGCACCTGCACGTCATGGGCGAGATGGTCGACATGAGCAACTTCATGTGGACCAACGCCGTCAACGCCGAGTACGACCACAACTTCGCCAAGCACCCGCTCAACGACGAAGAGGACGAGCGCAGCAAGCTGCTGCACCGCCGCATCGACGTCGACTACAACGGCTGGTGGATGTGCATGATCCCGCGGCAGGTCGCCGAGGAACTAGGCCAGCCGCTGCCGTTGTTCATCAAGTGGGACGACGCCGACTACGGCCTGCGCGCCGGTGAGCACGGGTACCCGACCGTGACCCTGCCGGGTGCGGCGATCTGGCACATGGCCTGGAGCGACAAGGACGACGCCATCGACTGGCAGGCGTACTTCCACCTGCGTAACCGGTTGGTGGTCGCCGCCCTGCACTGGGACGGCAACGTGCGCGGCCTGGTCGCCAGCCACTTCAAGGCGACGTGCAAACACCTTCTGTGCCTTGAGTATTCGACCGTCGCCATCCAGAACAAGGCGATGGACGACTTCCTGGCCGGGCCGGAGAACCTGTTCAACATCCTGGAGTCGGCGCTGCCGGAGGTGCGCGCCATGCGCCAGCAGTACCCGGACGCGGTGGTGCTGCCGAGCGCGACGGCGCTGCCGCCGCCGTCGGACAAGCGGTGGCGCAAGAAGGTCAAGATCCCCACCACCAAGCCGGCCATCGCGATGCGGCTGGCCCGCGGCGTGTTCCACCAACTGCGCCCGCACAACCCGGAACACCATGTGCGCCCGCAGATCAACGTCGCGACCCAGGACGCGCGCTGGTTCTCGCTGTGCCGGGTCGACGGGGTCACCGTCACCACCGCCGACGGCCGCGGTGTGGTGTACCGGCAGCGCGACCGCGAGAAGATGCTGCACCTGTTCCGCGAGTCGCTGCGCCGTCAGCTGCTGATCTGGCGCCGCTTCAACCACATGCGCAAGGTGTACCGCGAGGCGCTGCCGATGCTGTCGAGCACGCAGAAGTGGGAGTCAGTGCTGCTGGAGCCCGCTACCAATGGCTGA
- a CDS encoding phosphatase PAP2 family protein gives MADHLSAPQDGASPPRGEDAALVAVQAALAGRPGVLPAARALSHFGEHSLGWLAVAALGALLSPARRRAWVTAGVGTFLAHAAAVVIKRVVRRERPHHPAIAVNVGTPSRLSFPSAHATSTTAAALLLGKATGLPLPALLVPPMALSRLVLGVHYPSDVATGVVVGAAVAKVVGTLADRTEGNR, from the coding sequence ATGGCTGACCATCTCTCGGCGCCGCAGGACGGCGCGTCGCCTCCGCGCGGTGAGGACGCCGCCCTGGTCGCTGTGCAAGCCGCGCTTGCGGGCAGGCCGGGCGTGCTGCCCGCCGCGCGTGCGCTGTCGCACTTCGGGGAACACAGCCTGGGCTGGCTGGCCGTCGCGGCGCTCGGCGCCCTGCTCTCACCCGCGCGGCGACGCGCCTGGGTCACCGCCGGGGTGGGCACGTTCCTGGCGCACGCCGCGGCCGTGGTGATCAAGCGGGTGGTGCGCCGGGAGCGGCCGCACCATCCGGCGATCGCGGTCAACGTCGGCACCCCGAGCCGGCTGAGCTTCCCGTCGGCGCACGCCACCTCCACCACCGCGGCGGCGCTGCTTCTGGGCAAGGCCACCGGGCTGCCGCTGCCGGCGCTGCTGGTCCCGCCGATGGCCCTGTCGCGCCTGGTACTCGGCGTGCACTACCCGAGCGACGTCGCCACCGGCGTCGTCGTCGGGGCGGCCGTCGCGAAGGTGGTCGGCACGCTCGCCGACCGCACCGAAGGGAACCGATGA
- a CDS encoding decaprenyl-phosphate phosphoribosyltransferase — MSEKPEQPVKGPPGNVVTGLIKAMRPRQWVKNLLVLAAPVAALGGDVEFDKGAVAVKIAIAFVAFSLAASSIYLVNDARDVEADRQHPTKRFRPIAAGVVPPWLAYATSVVLIIAALAISLLASPNLALVIAVYIAMQLAYCFGLKHQAVLDICIVSSAYLIRAIAGGAAADIPLSQWFLLVMTFGSLFMVAGKRYAELQLAERTGAKIRKSLESYTASYLRFVWTLSATAMVLCYALWAFQRDNLSVAGTSVGSTAGWYAVTIVPITIAILRYAVDVDGGMAGEPEEIALKDRVLQLLLLAWIGTICAAVFLS; from the coding sequence ATGAGTGAAAAACCGGAGCAGCCGGTCAAAGGGCCCCCGGGCAACGTCGTGACCGGGCTGATCAAGGCGATGCGGCCGCGGCAGTGGGTGAAGAACCTGCTGGTGCTGGCCGCCCCGGTCGCGGCCCTGGGCGGCGACGTCGAGTTCGACAAGGGCGCGGTGGCGGTCAAGATCGCCATCGCGTTCGTGGCGTTCTCCCTGGCGGCGTCGTCGATCTACCTCGTCAACGACGCCCGCGACGTGGAGGCCGACCGCCAGCACCCCACCAAGCGGTTCCGTCCGATCGCCGCAGGCGTGGTGCCGCCGTGGCTGGCCTACGCCACCTCGGTGGTGCTGATCATCGCGGCGCTGGCCATCTCGCTGCTGGCCTCGCCGAACCTGGCGCTGGTGATCGCGGTCTACATCGCGATGCAGCTGGCCTACTGCTTCGGCCTCAAACATCAAGCGGTGCTGGACATCTGCATCGTCTCCTCGGCGTACCTGATCCGGGCCATCGCCGGCGGAGCGGCCGCCGACATCCCGCTGTCGCAGTGGTTCCTGCTGGTGATGACGTTCGGGTCGCTGTTCATGGTGGCCGGTAAGCGCTACGCCGAACTGCAGCTCGCCGAGCGCACCGGCGCCAAGATCCGCAAGTCGCTGGAGAGCTACACGGCGTCGTATCTGCGCTTCGTGTGGACGCTTTCGGCCACCGCGATGGTGCTCTGCTACGCACTGTGGGCCTTCCAGCGCGACAACCTCTCGGTCGCGGGCACCTCGGTCGGCAGCACCGCGGGCTGGTACGCGGTCACCATCGTGCCGATCACCATCGCGATCCTGCGCTACGCGGTCGACGTCGACGGCGGGATGGCCGGCGAGCCGGAGGAGATCGCACTCAAGGACCGGGTACTGCAGCTGTTGCTGCTGGCGTGGATCGGAACCATCTGTGCCGCCGTCTTCCTCAGCTGA
- the zomB gene encoding flagellar motor control protein ZomB, with amino-acid sequence MPPSSSADVKPPSAGWIAGIGQRLERLPAFRYDVTVRASLWVSVVVVAVLFGWGAWQRRWIADDGLIVLRTVRNLLAGNGPVFNAGERVEANTSTVWTYLVYLGALVGGSVRLEYVVLVLALALSVLGVALAMLGTGRLYAPSLQGRRALILPAGALVYIAVPPARDFATSGLENGLVLAYLGLLWWMMVCWSQRRPDTTERTTGTFDAALAFVAGLSVLVRPELALVGVLALVMMLIATRSWRRRVLIVVAGGLLPVGYQIFRMGYYGLLVPNTAIAKDATGSKWSQGLLYLANFNQPYLLWAPAVLLIGLAAVVWVSRGRPRPRRVVVTEQGWLARMVQSPAAVVAFIVVSGLLQAVYWVRQGGDFMHGRVLLAPLFMLLMPVAVIPVVPPDGTRMARGAGYLFVGATVLLWAAVAGWSLWAANSKGMGADATRVTASGIVDERRFYAQATGHAHPLTAADYLDYPRMRAILRTIDNTPDGALLLPSGNYDQWDVVPALPPPPDAGPGYRGPHTVFFTNLGMTGMNLGLDVRVIDQIGLANPLAAHTARIEDGRIGHDKNLFPDWAIAEGPFLKERPFIPGYIDEEWVRQAQEALTCPATDAMLNAVRAPMGPRRFLSNLVHSYQLTKYRIDRVPLYDLIRCGLPVPEPKEAPYTGMPATGP; translated from the coding sequence GTGCCGCCGTCTTCCTCAGCTGACGTCAAACCGCCGTCGGCGGGGTGGATCGCAGGGATCGGGCAGCGGCTGGAGCGGCTGCCCGCCTTCCGCTATGACGTCACCGTCCGGGCGAGCCTGTGGGTCAGCGTCGTCGTGGTGGCGGTGCTGTTCGGCTGGGGCGCCTGGCAGCGCCGCTGGATCGCCGACGACGGCCTGATCGTGCTGCGCACCGTGCGAAACCTGTTGGCGGGCAACGGCCCGGTGTTCAACGCCGGGGAGCGGGTGGAGGCCAACACCTCGACGGTGTGGACGTATCTGGTGTATCTCGGCGCGCTGGTCGGCGGTTCGGTGCGGCTGGAGTACGTGGTGCTGGTGCTGGCGCTGGCGCTCAGCGTGCTCGGTGTCGCGCTGGCGATGCTGGGCACCGGCCGGCTGTACGCCCCGAGCCTGCAGGGCCGTCGTGCGTTGATCCTGCCCGCCGGTGCGCTGGTCTACATCGCGGTGCCGCCCGCGCGCGACTTCGCCACCTCCGGCCTGGAGAACGGGCTGGTGCTGGCCTATCTCGGTCTGCTGTGGTGGATGATGGTGTGCTGGTCGCAGCGCCGCCCCGACACCACCGAGCGCACCACCGGAACCTTCGACGCCGCACTGGCTTTCGTCGCCGGGCTGAGTGTGCTGGTGCGCCCGGAACTGGCGCTGGTCGGGGTGCTGGCGTTGGTGATGATGCTGATCGCCACGCGCAGCTGGCGTCGCCGCGTGCTGATCGTCGTCGCGGGCGGGCTGCTGCCCGTCGGCTACCAGATCTTCCGGATGGGCTACTACGGCCTGCTGGTGCCCAACACCGCGATCGCCAAGGACGCCACCGGATCCAAGTGGTCGCAGGGACTGCTGTATCTGGCCAACTTCAACCAGCCCTACCTGCTGTGGGCGCCCGCGGTGCTGCTGATCGGGCTGGCCGCGGTGGTGTGGGTGAGCCGGGGCCGGCCCCGCCCGCGCCGCGTCGTCGTCACCGAACAGGGCTGGCTGGCGCGGATGGTGCAGAGCCCCGCCGCGGTGGTGGCGTTCATCGTGGTCAGCGGCCTGCTGCAGGCGGTGTACTGGGTGCGCCAGGGCGGGGACTTCATGCACGGCCGGGTGCTTTTGGCCCCGCTGTTCATGCTGCTGATGCCGGTCGCGGTGATCCCGGTGGTGCCGCCCGACGGCACCCGAATGGCCCGCGGCGCAGGCTATCTCTTCGTCGGCGCCACCGTGCTGCTGTGGGCGGCGGTGGCCGGTTGGTCGCTGTGGGCGGCCAACTCCAAGGGCATGGGCGCCGACGCCACCCGCGTCACCGCCAGCGGCATCGTCGACGAGCGCCGCTTCTACGCGCAGGCCACCGGGCACGCGCACCCGCTGACCGCGGCCGACTACCTGGACTATCCGCGCATGCGGGCGATCCTGCGGACCATCGACAACACCCCCGACGGTGCGCTGCTGCTGCCGTCGGGCAACTACGACCAGTGGGACGTGGTGCCCGCGTTGCCGCCGCCGCCCGACGCCGGCCCCGGCTACCGCGGCCCGCACACCGTGTTCTTCACCAACCTGGGCATGACCGGTATGAACCTCGGCCTCGACGTGCGGGTCATCGACCAGATCGGGCTGGCCAACCCGCTGGCCGCGCACACCGCCCGCATCGAGGACGGCCGCATCGGCCACGACAAGAACCTGTTCCCGGACTGGGCGATCGCCGAGGGCCCGTTCCTCAAGGAACGCCCGTTCATCCCCGGCTACATCGACGAGGAGTGGGTGCGGCAGGCCCAGGAGGCGCTGACGTGCCCGGCCACCGACGCGATGCTCAACGCGGTGCGCGCACCGATGGGGCCGCGCCGGTTCCTGTCGAACCTGGTGCACTCCTATCAGCTCACCAAGTACCGCATCGACCGGGTGCCGCTGTACGACCTGATCCGGTGTGGGCTGCCGGTGCCGGAGCCGAAAGAGGCGCCGTACACCGGGATGCCGGCCACCGGACCGTAA